GAGAGATAATTATCTCTAAGTGAAAGGGTGGTGGATAATTTATAGAGTGGAATTATGCTGAACTTAAAGTACGGTTTGGCAACACATTAAACACATCTTTAATACTCTTAAGTCAAGACAGAAAGCCATTCTAAAAAGTTAAAAGATAGTCTAAAAGCCAGGTTAAGATTCTTTAGGCTACAGTTCTTTGTTTTTCCTCGAACTACTAATTTTTTACGTGATCTTACTCAATAAATTTGAAGACAGTaatttttgaggaaaagaaatgtaCTAGATGGTTTAAACTTGTTTCATAAACTAACCAGTGGACAAAATGGGGAAGGGGATAGTAAGAAGAGGGGCGAGTTTGGGTTGAAGTATCAgcagttttcttgttttttaaaaaagtaaattctgGATCCAATGTAACTCaatattacatttttcttaatttttgtttccaAAGCAACTCAAATTAAACATCTTATCTGTACGTCCTAAATGCCTTCATATGCATCACTCTTCTGTATTTTACCATGCTAAGTACTTTCAGGGATAAGATTTGAGGGAATTAAAGAGTAAGAGTAATACTCAGAACGTTCTAAAGACATTATCAGCTCGCATGTATTAAATTACTTGTCTTGTTACGACAAAGGGGCGGGGATGGGGTGGAGAGATTACACGTTTCTTTTCCTTAATGCACAAGACCCACATTCACAAGGGTGTAGCAGACAAATAAAAATAGCTGTAACCCGAGTTTACATCGTAACAAAATACAGAGAGTCACACTAGCCTATTTAGCCACCTAAGTATATGGCGTGCAGTTAGCTAGCAAGAGCCAGCTCAGAAAAGGCCGACACTTCAAATACAGGCAACCACACCTAGACCTACCCTAGACCTCACAGCTTAACCCAGCGGGCCGGCAAAGGTATTCCTCTTTACTTCCATCGCCTCGACCCGTCCGGTTACAAGGTCGGTATTcggtttggggaaaaaaaaaaaaaaaaaaggccgggGTCGGCCATCTCCTTAGCGAGAAGGGGGCAGCGAACCAACTCCGTGTAACTGAGAGGCCGGCATGGTCGGAAACTCGGCCTGCGGCCAGTTCCTGTGGCCACGGCTCGGTGACTCGCCCTGAGTGTACGCGTGTGTATTTTGTGTGATGTGCGTCTCCAGTGTGGTGGTAGCGGCTCCTGCACCGCCGCTCCAAGTCCCACCCCGAGTTCCGTCCCCCTTTATGGTGACCGTCTCCCTTCTCCTGGGAAGCAGGGCCTTCGCTGGGGCCAGGAGGTGACGAACAGTAGCCAGCTCTGCCCCGGCAAGGAGGCTATGTGGGCCTGGCTCCCAGTGGGCCGCGCCGGGCGTGCCCAGGGTTCGTCTGGGCCCAGCACCTGGCAGGGTGAGCGCCAGATCGGCCCATTCTCGCCCCACCTTACTCCCCCAACCCGGGGAGCTCAAAGGAAAGCCCAGAGCATCCCACGCAGCCCGCGTCGCTGGGGTTGTGTTCACCTCCGGCGGCTCCAGCTCGCTGCGGCTTCTCAGGCTTCTCCTCTCCCGCCTTCCCGTCCGCCATTTTCCCCGCCGCGGCCTCCCCTGCAGCCACGCCAAGGACGTCACGGCCCAGCCCAGCAATCACTGAGTTTCGGAGCCAGCCTCTGGGGGGAGCCAGCCTAGAGCGGCCCTGGAAAGCGTACAGGCCGTTTCGGAAACGGAAGCGGACTGACGTCATCGACAAGACGCCTCCGGAGGAAGGGCGGGGTAGGTTGGGCTGCAGGTTTGGAGGGCTGGTTAGGGACTTCACTAGAAGTTGCTTGGTAGATTATCAGGTTCCGGTGGCCGGTGCAGAGAACTGAGGGGAAGGTGGGAACATCACCGTGGAAACGTTGGTGGAATGTAAAGTTTCTGCAGATAGGGGTGTGGTTGCAGCTGAATCTAGCAACGTGTTTCTTTCCAGTCTTGCTGGCACACGTGTGCCTACTTAAAAAGAAAACGGAAAACTAAGGCCGTAGAAAGAAATCAACGTTTATCGAGCGCCCTCTTGTGTCCGACCGTACCTCGTTTAATCCCCACAATAGACCAATGCGTAATTACCCTCTTTGTAATCAAGCTGTGAGAGTTAGGACAGAGTAATTTGTCCACGGTCACATGGCCAACGgtaaaactttttttcccctacagTCCTCAATTTCTATCTCAAGACAGGAGAAGTTAATTAAATTAAGACTGCAGAAATTTCTGCCTTAGGAACCTTTTAGTGGATCCCACGGTTTACAAAATGAAGTCCAAATGTATTGGGCCTCAGCCTATTTTTTAGCTTCATTTGCCCTTACATCTCTATACTTATCTCGTGCCATACAGGGTCAGTTCCTGGCCTATGGACCTGTAATTTCTAGGTTTGCCGTACAATATACAGTGAATGTTACAGAAATAAGTTTTAAGGACATGGTTTTGAGTCCCTGATGTGACTTTTACTGGTTGAATGAATAGGGAGTGTTTTTAATGTCTGAAGACCTAtgtttccttctctataaaataGAAGTAGTAATAGTaccttctcaaagtgtggtcatgaggatcaaatgagatagtTTCTGTATACCATTCTTTTACTtcccaaaatatgttttttaaaaaagtctcccCAGATGGCTTAAAAGTTCTTTGACAGAGACCATTTTTCACAAAATTTCCTTCACAGCACTTTGTACTACATGTTTGATATATGAAAGGTACTCAGTATTTGTGCATGTATGATTCCTCAGGCTCCAAGTCTGGGGAATGGAGAATCAAAGTGGGTCTTGACAGAAGCAGGGGAGTTTGGTGGTGATGTGGTAATTTGGTAATCTGGTGATTTGAAGTCCCTGGTCCACCATTTATGACTATATGTTAAAGTGCccagcaaaaatattttcatagagCAGGTTCTGAATTcacatgtttcattttttttcctaggtGCGATTCTTGCCAAGTTATTTTATCACTGAAACTCGCACTTCATTCATAATGGAGACATAAATCTTGagattttttatgtgaaattatgtatgtacttacttacaaatgcctgtatttttaaataaggaaaatgaagttcAGAAAAATTATATACAGTTCTGTGGAAGCAGATCCAGTTCTGTATACTGAAGATATTAATGGAAGATATTAATTCACCTCTCAGTTCCATGAGGTTCTGTTGTGCCTATCTGGCTCATTATCGTTTTTCCAGCACCTGGTTATACCAGTTTCAATAAATAATTCACTGAAGAAATGAACGCAAGCTTCGTAACCCCCTAAATGGGTTAGGTAGTTGCAGGGCAGAGTGcatagtttttaataaaaaatcaagTATGTTAATTTATTGCAACCCTATGAATTAAGTGCTACTTTTATGGAAGAGGAAACTGGGACTCTAAGGTAAGAAATGGAACTTAGAATTGAACTTGGAATTCATGCAGAGAGTTACAACAAAATCAGAGAGGAAAAGTACCTAATCATAGTTTCACTGACTTTGAGTAGATTGTTCATGCAGCTTTGTAATCCTATTATATTTCCCTATACCATCCTCAAGTTTTAGTGTATATCAGAATCACTtgaagggcttgttaaaacagttAAAAGTCTGGTGCCACTGCCAGAGTTTTTGATTCAGGTAGATTCCAGTGGGGtccaaaattttgcatttctcacTAGTTCCTAAATGATGTTGATACTGCTGGActcaggaccacactttgagaactagtGCCCTGACTCCTTCACATTTGGACTATTTCACACTTTGCTTTCCAAAAAATGACCAGTATTTCCTCCCCCTCATTTGATGACTTTATTTTCATTGAGGAAATAGCTGAAACATAACTTCTACATATTTTTACCCTATCTGTGGTTTGGTAACTGTATGTGTACTTACATTTTATATCTTCTCTTGTGTTACATATGCAGCAAATCCCACCCTTCTTGCTTACACAGTCATCACTCCTCTCCACTGTTTCATCAGGCTTTTCCCCCCATCACTGGATTATGCCCAACAGCATTGAGCAGGCTGTTTTTGTATCTCATCTTTACAAGACAACAAAACAAGACTCTTCCCATGATCTCCGATCTTCCTCTAGTTCATTACTATTTCCCTTGATATAGAAATTCTTGAGAGGATTGTTTGTGCTCACCATCTCTAGGACTTCTTTGCCACCCTCCAGTATCTACTCTTCTGCCACCCTGGTCCAACCCACTATTGTCTTTAACCTTTGTTATGGCAATAGCCTCCTAACTGATCCCTCTCTTATAATCCAGTCTTAATACAGTAGCCTTAGCATACTGTTACACAGATAGAACATATGCTTCAAAGGGACACAATAACTTGCATATACTAGCATTAGAAATTCTCATACATTTTCAGTGTACCATCAGAATTAGTTAATATTTACATAGTACTTATGTGCCAGATACCATATTAAATGTTTTACATGTCAAGAATTATTTCTAatcttttcacagatgaggaaaactgaaaTTTCAAGAGATGAAGCAATTTAGGCAACACTGGTGGAGCCAGAAcccagggagcagggctgggactTGAGAGACCAGTGAAGGACCCCAGGAGACTTGTCTGTCTCACTCTAGTGCTGGTCGTGACAGGCAATCTTAACCCCTTGCTCTTAGCTGATATACCATTTTATCTCCAGTCTATCATAAGCAGTTCAAGAACTAGCACCTTGTCACTTAGTAGGGTCTAACTTAGTAGggttttaactttttgaaatttCTTCATATCACACAATTCTAAGATTATACATCACTTTCTCAAGGCTTTTCCTGACCCCACAaatttttccccttgttttttcATTGCACTTTTCTACTTGCCTTACTGAAAGCATAATTTATAGTATAAAAGCTGGGACTTTAAAGTCAGATATTTTGAATTCTGAGACTATATTTAAAGGCTGAattattttgagtaaattttccttatctgtaaaaatgagTTAATGATAGTACCTGTAACTTAGTTGTTTAAGTAATTAATGTAAACTGTATACTGTTTGGCACAGAGTGGGTATTTGGTCCTATTTGGTAAAAGATTAGGTCCTGCTTTAAGAAGCATATTGGGTAGCATATCTCAAGCTAATTTCTTCAGAAACTAGGTAGAAATAGTTGGCTGTACATCTCCATTTCCCATGTTTTAAAAGTTAATGGTACACACAGTCTATAATCAATATGGTTTCTAAATTTTATTGCTTAGGGAACAAGTACACATTTTCTCAAGTATATTAGGACTTATTAAATAGCAAGTGACAGAAACCAAACTCAAACTGGCTTAGACAAGAAAGGGGAACTTATTAGAGGGATATCAGGGTATTACATGTATTTGAACAACCAATAAATGCTACAGGCAAACCTATAGCTGAACCTCAGGGACAACTGAGACAGAAATCTGAACATCTCCAGAAACTGGTCTTATTTCTGTATATGAGTTTCACTCTCTCCCATGATAGCCTGGCTTCCTTTATATGAAAGGATATGGCCACCATCAATTCCAGAGCTTCTTATCTATCAAAGTCCACCACCAGAAAGGATTTGATGCAGGTTAGTTCATAAATGCAAAAACCTTCGAGAATAGTTGTGACTGGCCTATTTGAAAGTTAGATACCCTTCTCTAAGCTTGAGTGAGGTGTCTCCTTTAGGATAACGAGCTGCAGCCAGAAGAGCGAGTCTGTAAAAATATGGCAGCTTCCATTCAAATCACATGACTGGAGAAAAGCAACTATTTTCTAGAAAGGAAACCTATCTACACTACAATAGGCAGTGCTATATGTAATACTTATCAAATAAGCCACTCTTTTCTAAGAGGACAGAAAATGAACTTTATGCCCTAAGCCTATTTTTCATAATACAGCCAAATATATGACATGCCAATGTATGTCTTAACCTTTTGTTGAACTAAGATTTGGTTAAACAATATACCTAACCCTCTtagacactgctggtgggaatgtaaattggtacagtcagtatggaaagcagtatggaggttcctcaagaaactaaatgTACAAATACCATAactccacttgtaggaatttacataaagaaaacaaaatcccttattcaaaaagatatatgcaactatgtttattgccacattatttataatagccaacttatggaagcaaccaaagggtccatcaataggtgaatggagagaggtacatgcatatacacaatggaatattattcagctgtaagaaagaaatcctgccatatgcaacaacatgaatggacagagggtattatgcagtgaaataagccaggtggagaaagacaaataccatataattttacttatatgtagaatctaaggaacaaaacagcagtagagtcatagatactgagaagtgactggtggttaccatggggaaggggttggggtgggtgagtggggaaggtgagggggacaaaggcacaaaaatctcaatcataaggtgatcatggggatggaagtgcagcatggagaatatagccagtggttctgtaacatctttctgtcctgacagatagtaactgcactagttgaggtgaggaaTTAATAACGTGTACAaccattgaaccactgtgttgtgtacttgaaaccaatctattgtgtatcaactatacttcaataaaaagtaaaacaaaaaacccaatatACCTTAGTACCTGACATGTCGGCACTGTACCAAATGTTACTTTAATGAATGAACCATCATCTGAAGTTTGCATATCTTTTCAATACCACTTTTAGACAAAAGGGTAGTTGCTGACATTGTAAGAAGGAAAATGGAGTCTGAGACTCAAAGTATTCACAAAAAGCCACATCAATGGTACAATTGTTTTATTGGGCTCAACAAACTTGGACAATACTTTATACTTTCAAAGATTACTAAACTTATTTTTatagtaaacaaaatatatttccaaagtTCTGCAGATATTAACTGTGGAAAGACACAACACTTGAGTTAGTTTGGAAAGACaaactttaaaagaaagagtAAGTGATTCCATTCAGGAAGAAACAGACTAGTAGAACTGCATTTCCAGTCCATTTGCTTTTTCACCCCTTTTACTGAACAATAATTGACTTAACATCACTCTAAGACATGGTGGTTTGACTTAACATATATTGTGACCATTTACTTTTTAAGCTATCACTTTACAACACCTTTTGTGTGTGTCGATTAGAGACTTTTGGAAATGAATTAAAAGCCTTTGACTTCTTCAGTCTGTTGACAAATGCCTGAGAAAATTGAGAAACCTCCAGAAAACCAgtatgttttctttgtggaacaaACTTCAGAGCCTCTTCCCAACTACCACTGTTtttcagacacaaaagaatacgCATCATTTGATCTAAGGTGAGATTTTTGCCACCAGTGTCCCACTGTAAATATTTATCCAATGGAAGACATTCTGTTGCTAGATTGAACCGTTTTGCATGTGCTAGGGATGTGCCTGGCTGCATGTTCTTATCGACAAAAGATCCCACTATGTAAATCTTGTCATGCTTGAAAGTAGTCATAACATTGGGAGAATCTGCAGTTAAATATATAATACTGTCCTTTGGAAATAAATCTGTGTGAGATTTTTCTGTTGCTGTTAAAAGCAATTTGTCCCATTTTTCTCCATAACGTTTAACTAACTCTCTATGATAATCACCATCTATTTTAAGATTGCAGAAATAAATGTGGAAAGGATCAGCATTTTTTCTGTTGCACCCTTCACTTTCTAAAAGTTGAGAAACAGTATTCTGCAGTTCTTTTGGTTTCATATAATTATTGTAAGACATGTCAAAAACCAAAGGCTGCCCAAACTGCATGGCCTGGGCACCCTTCCAACCCACTGCAATGTCCATATTCCTTTCCCAAAGTCGTAGAAAGAGAAAGTTTTGCTGTTTGTCTTCCTTAGTGGTTTCTAGAAGCTggtctttttttgctttttcccttgctgctgcttttatttccttttttatttgcttagcttttttcatgttttccttaacatataaatatttcaaatattttttttttgatgacttAGAAACACATTCCATAACAGCTTTCAGATCTTCTTCACTGATGTGTTCGGGTACTTCTTTGCCAAGCAATCTCCACATCTCAATTAATTCCTTGGTGGCAGCTAGAGGATCTTCATCCTTGTCACTTGAGATTGTTGAAACACCTTCTTCTTGCACACTAGATTTCATTGTAATTTTCCATCCATCCAATTCCAGCTCTTTGGAAGGTGATGTATTCTCCTTATTAGGATAGGACACAGATGGTGTTCTGGAAGACATGTATCTCTGTAGAATCGTTGAATATAAAAACCTTCTCTTCCTATGAAGGGCAAATGGCATCAAAAATCGGGCAAAAGGTCTTAAAAAGGTGAAACTAACACTCATTTTGAGGTAAACAGACATGTAAGAAAACCcctatgaaagaagaaaaatgtaataaaaagttaaagatttttaaaatctctcagCTTACTGTGCAAATATAAATTTGAGACAACAAAATACAACTGACACCTGAAACACAAAATGGAATCTTAGTATAGGTTTATATGCTGCACCATTAATTTTTCCTAGACTCCTGTGGCCCAGAGCCTATGAATCACTCATAagcaaaaattttagaatttatttggATCTATGTATCTAGGGGCCCAAATTAATGTTACTGAATAACATAGTTGTGTACCACTGACATGGCTGAGATCATGATTCTGCATTCTTTTCCATTCTATACCAAGCCCAGATAACAGATACAAACACAAGATCCTTAATATTAGCAACACATAAAGACAAAGGGCAGAAAAGTTACAGATGACAACTAATAAAAGGTGCTTTGGAGCTGCTATACCAATGCCctcatacattttcaaaatagaaatataaagagaaatactaattttaaagcaaaataaaaacttcctTTCTCCAGTTCAGACCTTATTTTGCAGCAAATAATGTTACTGTCCAACAAAATGTCCAAAATTAgggcatatgtacatatatatatatatatattccacagTTTTATCCTAAAGGACTAATGTCCACAAAAAATTAAGATGCTTAAAAATGTGAAACTAGGGCaggatttgaagaaaaaaaaaatccaacttttTACAAAAagcaattatattaaaaaaaaatccttctttccTTGGCTTCATTTAATGACTGCATGCTCCTGGGTCTCCTGCCTCTCTCATCTATGCACTTGATGCTCAGACATACCATCCCCCATCCCCCATCTTAAAGGTGGAAAAAAGAGCAAAGGCCCTtgatgtgattctttttttttcttgtggtatattatgtataacataaaagttaccatcttaaccattttcaagtgtacagttcagcagccttgtacattcacattattgtgcaaccatcactgctatccatctccagaattttctCATTGCACCATACTGAAACTTCATGCCCgctaaacagtaactccccattttccccttctcccagcccTCAGTAAGCTCTTTTTTTCGATCTAAACATTTTCCCTATATATAATGTTTCCCTATATATAATGTTCCCTATATATAATGTTTCCCTATATATAATGTTCCCTATATATAAATGTTTGCTCTTTTTTCGATCTAAACATTTTCCCTATAAGGTTGGATCTACCTCCATGGCTTCAATCATCATACATCAGAAGACAATTCCAATGCAACAAACTGAAATAA
The DNA window shown above is from Manis javanica isolate MJ-LG chromosome 3, MJ_LKY, whole genome shotgun sequence and carries:
- the TRMT10C gene encoding tRNA methyltransferase 10 homolog C, whose translation is MHRREPLCAFLGFSYMSVYLKMSVSFTFLRPFARFLMPFALHRKRRFLYSTILQRYMSSRTPSVSYPNKENTSPSKELELDGWKITMKSSVQEEGVSTISSDKDEDPLAATKELIEMWRLLGKEVPEHISEEDLKAVMECVSKSSKKKYLKYLYVKENMKKAKQIKKEIKAAAREKAKKDQLLETTKEDKQQNFLFLRLWERNMDIAVGWKGAQAMQFGQPLVFDMSYNNYMKPKELQNTVSQLLESEGCNRKNADPFHIYFCNLKIDGDYHRELVKRYGEKWDKLLLTATEKSHTDLFPKDSIIYLTADSPNVMTTFKHDKIYIVGSFVDKNMQPGTSLAHAKRFNLATECLPLDKYLQWDTGGKNLTLDQMMRILLCLKNSGSWEEALKFVPQRKHTGFLEVSQFSQAFVNRLKKSKAFNSFPKVSNRHTQKVL